Part of the Acidobacteriota bacterium genome, TATCTCCGGTTATGTCCTGTACCAGGTGGCTAAGAGAAGAGGAAGAATATGAATCCTTCCTTTTTCCTTGACATCAAACTAAATTTATTGTAGGGTAATAGGGCTTTTTATTGAGGTGAAGGAGATGATGCGTACTTATTTTCCGAAGAAGACCGAGATTGAGAAAAAGTGGTATCTCATCGATGCCGAAGGGAAGGCTTTGGGAAGGCTTGCCTCAACCATAGCTACCATCCTAATGGGGAAGAACAAACCGAGCTATACCCCGTTCATCGATATGGGGGATTATGTGGTAGTGATAAATGCGGAGAAGGTTAAACTCACCGGTAACAAGCTGAATAAGAAGGTATATCGTCGTCACTCAGGATATCCCGGTGGACTAAAGGAGATATTGGCGAAGGACCTTCTCGCCAAGTCCCCAGAGAAGCTGATTAGGTTGGCGGTATGGGGGATGCTTCCCAAGAACAAGTTGCGCAAGGTGCGGATAAAGAAGCTGAAGATATACGCTGGAGGCAGCCACCCCCATCAAGCACAGAAACCGGAACTTATTCCCCTCAATGGTTAGTAACCTTTGAAGGAGTGGAGGTAAAGTGAGTCTGATTCAGTATTATGGAACCGGCAAGCGGAAGACGGCGGTAGCCCGTGTCTATCTCCGTCCGGGCAAGGGAAATATCATCGTAAACAATCGCGATTATACCGAGTACTTCCCCCGTGAGCTCTACCGGACCGCGGTGAAACAACCCCTTTCCCTAACTCAGACCGCGGATAAGTTCGATGTCTATGTGAGGGCGAAGGGCGGAGGACTTACGGGCCAGGCGGAGGCTATCAGGCACGGGATCGCCCGGGCTTTAGTGGCTTACAATAGGGAGTTGAGGAATATCCTCAAGCGGGCAGGCTTTCTCACCCGGGATGCTCGGGTCAAGGAGAGGAAGAAGTACGGTCAGCGGGGAGCGCGGGCTCGGTTCCAGTTCTCCAAGCGGTAATCTCCACCCGAGCAGGTTAATGGTGTAATTATCTAAAATAAGGAGGTTGTGGTTGGTTTCCGTCAATATGAAGGAGCTTCTCGAGGCGGGGGTTCACTTCGGACATCAGACCCGGAGATGGAACCCCAAGATGAAAAGGTATATCTTCGGCGAGAAGAACGGGATATATCTTATCGACCTTCAGCAGACGATCAAACTCTTCAGGAAGGCGCTCGAGTTTGCCCGTGACTTGGCGAGCGAGGGTGGTAGTTTCATCTTCGTGGGAACGAAGAAGCAGGCACAGGAGGCGGTTGAGGAAGAGGCGAAGCGTTGCGGTGTCTTTTATGTCAACCAACGGTGGTTGGGAGGGTTGCTCACCAATTTCGCTACCATAAGGAAGAGGATAGATCGACTCGATGAGCTCGAGCGGATGAAGGAAGAGGGGAAGTACAGCCTCTTACCAAAAAAAGAGGTGATCAAGCTGGAGCGGGAGCGGATGAACCTATTAAAAATGCTCGCTGGTATCCGGGGGTTGAACGATCTTCCCGATGCTTTGGTCATCGTAGATTTGAGGAAGGAGAAGATAGCCTTAGCAGAGGCTAAACGGCTTGGTATCCCCGTTATTGCTCTGGTGGATACCAATTGTGACCCTGAGGGGATCGACTACCCAATACCGGGCAACGACGATGCCATTCGGGCTATCCGGCTCTTCTTGAGTAAGGTAGCGGATGCTATCTTGGAAGGCAAGATGCTGGCAAAGGAGACGGTGGAGGTAGCGGAGAAGGAAGGGGTGGCAGCTGATCCTTCAGCTTCCCAGGGTGAAGGTGAGAAGACCTCTCCTGAAGAGCCCAAAGCCTCTTAAGTGGCTATCGTCTTGGTAGCGGCGGAAGAAGTAGATAAGCAGGGTTCTTTTTCCCTTACTGTTCCAAGGAGGATGGTTTAAATGGATATTTCTGCAAGCAAGGTAAAAGAGCTCCGAGAACGGACAGGTATCGGCTTTATGGAGTGCAAGAAAGCCCTTATTGAGGCGAAGGGTGATATTGAAGAGGCAGTGAAGATCCTTAGAAAACGGGGGCTCGCCGTAGCCAAGAAGCGGGCAGGGCGGGCTACCACCGAGGGTGTTGTTGGTTCTTATATTCATGCCGGCGGAAAGATTGGGGTTTTGGTAGAGGTCAACTGTGAGACCGATTTTGTAGCGAGGAACGAGGATTTCCTTGCCTTGGTTAAGGATATTGCGATGCAGATCGCTGCCTGTCCCCCCAAGTATATCCGCCGGGAGGATGTTCCCCCCGAGATTATCGAGCAGGAGAAGGAGATAATCCGCTCCCAGTTTGCCGATTCCGGCAAACCCCCTGAGGTGATCGAACGGATCGTTGAGGGGAAGCTCAAGCAGTTCTATTCTGAGGTTTGTCTCCTCGAGCAGCCCTTTATCAAAGACGATTCCCGTACCGTAGGCGAGCTGATTGCGGAGAGGATAGCCAAAATAGGGGAGAACATAAATGTACGGCGGTTCGTCCGCTACCAAGTGGGCGAAGAGCTCCCCGATGAAAAGAAGGAATAACCCCTTATTCTCCGATGAGTGAGGACTCGCCAGTTTTCTCTCGTGTTCTTCTCAAATTAAGCGGTGAAGCGTTATTAGGCGAGCGGCAATCGGGGATTGACCCCGAGGCGAATCAAGCTATCTCCTCTGAGATCAAAGAGGTATGTGATCTTGGGGTGGAGGTTGGTGTAGTCATAGGTGGGGGAAATATCTTCCGAGGAAGCGAATCGGGGGAGCTTGGTATTGATCGGGTGACCCTTGACCAGATGGGGATGTTGGCTACGGTTATAAACGGTCTCGCCCTGCAGGATATGTTGGAGAAGCAGGGGGTAACTACCCGGTTGATGTCGGCGATAGAGCTGAGGCAGATAGCCGAGCCCTATATTCGGAGGCGGGCGATCCGTCATTTAGAGAAGGGAAGGGTGGTCATCTTCGTTGCCGGCACGGGCAATCCCTTCTTCACCACCGATACTGCTGCTGCCCTTCGGGCGGCGGAGATCAAAGCGGAGGTGCTCCTTAAGGCGACCAAGGTGGATGGGGTCTATAGCGCCGATCCCTTGAAGGATAAAAATGCGGTGCGCTATGATGAGCTCTCTTATCTTGCGATTATCGACAAGGGGCTCTCGGTGATGGATGCCACCGCTATTACCCTTTGTATGGTGAATCACATCCCTATCCGGATATTCAACATCTTCAAGAAGGGTAATCTAAGGCGGGTAATTATGGGGGAAAGCATTGGTTCCTTGATAAAGGAGTAGGCTATGTTAGAGGATATTTATACCGAAGTAAAGAGGAAGATGGATATCTCCTTAAAGAAGTTTGTGGAGGAGCTTAAGAGGCTGAGGACGGGTCGTGCTTCCATCACCCTCCTTGAAGGGGTGAAGGTGAATTATTATGGGACAGAGACCCCGCTCAATCAGGTGGCAAACTTAGCCGCCCCCGATCCTCATCTCCTGGTGGTTCAGCCCTGGGACCCTTCCCTCCTTCCTGAGATAGAAAAAGCCATCCAGCGTGCCGATCTCGGCTTGAACCCGATGAACGATGGCAAGATCATCCGCGTTCCCGTTCCCCCGCTTACCGAGGAAAGGCGGAAGGAGCTCGCCAAGGTGGTGGGGAAGATGGCTGAGGAGGCGAAGACTGCGGTGCGGCAGGTGCGGAGGATGGGGAATGATGAGGTGAAAAAGCTCGCCAAGGAAAAGGAGATATCCGAGGACGACGAGCATCGCGCTTACGATAAGATCCAAGAGATAACTGACTCCTTTATCGAGAAGATAGAGGAGGCGACGAAGAAAAAGAAGGAAGAGATCCTCGAAGTTTGATCAATTAGATCTCAGCTTTTTCCTCCGCAGGATAGGTAAGGGAGTAATAGGCGATAGCGAAGGGGATTATCCCTAAGGGAAGGGTAAATACCACCCCCACCCCAAAAAGAAGGGCACCGGAGATACCAATAAGGGAGACGACAAGGTAGAAAAGTGAGTGCTCAAGGATGTTCTTTGAGGTGAGTTCCCAGCTCTCCTTGAAGGCGTCCAGGGTAGCGAGGTTTTTGTCCACCACTAAAGGGAAGGCGTAGATCAACATCGCTCCGAATATAACCCCAGGGATTATGAACACGAAGAACCCGCCGATCACGATGACCGCATAGAGGAGGCCGGGGATGAAGGTTTTTTCCAGGTGATGAAATCCCCAAAATGAATCCTCAAAGCTAATCCGTTCCCCTTTTATCTTTTTGAAAGTCATATAGATATATCCGCAGATAACCGGTCCGGTAAGGATCCCCGCGGTGAGAACCTCGAGTAGGGTAAAGATGATGGCAGCGAGGATAAATGGCAGTGGCTCCTCTATGTAAAGGTCCCAGGCTTTTTTGATATACCCTTTATCTAACATACCTCTCCTTGATTCTTTCATTCAGTCTGCGCTAAGTATAGAAACGAGCCCCTCTTTTGTCAAGTTCCAAAAATAGCCAATTTTCGTGGAAAACATCGCTCTAATTTGTTATAATTCAAGAGGAAAGGGTGAGGAAGGGCTTATGAGAGGAAAGGAGAGATATTTCTTATCCCTTCGGTTGGTGGTAATTCTGGTGTTCCTGCTTTTTCTGCCTCGGGAGTTCTCCTCCATTCCATTAGAGGAAAGGGAGTTTTTAAACCTGAGGGAAGATGCGGTCTCTGCTTACCAGCAGGGGGATTATGGCCATGCCCTTATCATCCTTTCCCAGCTTAGAGAGCTTTCCCCAGAGCTGTATCAGTTGAACAGCTTTCCCTATCTTGAGGGGCGGATAAAGGAAAAGCTTGATGATCTTCAGGGGGCGCTTTCCGCCTACGAAGAGGTGCTGGTTCATCATTCTCCTCTTGAAGCTTATGCCTGTTTCCGGGCAGGAGAGATCTTCACCCGCCTGGGGGAGAAGGAGAAAGCGATAGCCCTCTACCGCTCGTTTTTGGAACGATTTAAGGAAAACCATCTCCTTCCCCAGGTAGAGCTTGCCCTTTCTTCCCTCCTCATCGAAAAGGGGGATGTAGAGGGCGCCTTCTCCCTCCTTCAACCCCTTATCAAGGGTAAGGGAAGGGTTAAGGTGAAGGCTCTCTTTCTCCTCGCCAAAGGGTATGAGGCATTGGGAAGGGTAGATGAGGCTGTCTCTTCCTATTATCGGGTAATAAAATTTAGGGGTAGGGATGACCTCGCCCTTTCCGCCCTTACCCGACTTGAGGTTCTGGAGGGGAAGAAAAGGCTTCCCCCAGAACGGCTTTTTCTTCGCGCTGAAGCGTTCTTTGCCAACCGGGAATACACCCGGGCAATTCCTTATTATCTCCGTCTTCTCTCCCGCTATCCGAGAAAGAAAGAGGGGATCGAGGCGTCCTTTCGCCTAACTACCATTTTCCGGCGCTTAAGGAAGTACAGTAAGGCGCTTCAATTTAATTATTTTGCCATTAAGCGAGTGCGGAGCTACCGCTCGAAGGCGAGAGCCTATTTTGAGCGGGGGGTAATATATCAGAGAATGGGGAAGGTCTCCTCCGCCCGCTCCTCGTTCAAACGGGTCTTCTCCCATTATCCCAGGTCATCTTATGCACCGTTAGCCCTCTTCCAGCTTGCTGAGATCGAACGGAAGAAGAAGAGGTATCGGAATGTCCTATTCTATCTTAAGAAGCTTGAGCGGTCTTACCCCAACTCCTCCTTGGTGGTGAGGGGGAGATTGCTCGGAGCGAGGATCGCCCTCTCCCTCGGTTGGCGCGCTTCTGCCCTCTCTTGGCTTTCTGGGATAAGGGCTAAGAGAAAGGATGACCTCGCCGAGCTCCTCTTTCTTAGAGGAAAGATCTATGAGCTTTCTGGGGATGAGGATAAGGCGGTTTCTTCCTATCTTAGGCTATCTACTGAACTTCCAAACGAGTATCTCTCCCTTCTTGCCCGGGAGAGGATCGCTCATCTCCTTTCTCCGGAGGAGAGAAGAAGAAGAGCGGATTCACTTTTGTCATCAGCAGTGGACCTTCCTTCCCTATCCTCCAAGCGGCTTAAGCTCCTGATTGGGGCGTTTTTCCTTGCTCCAGAAGGTAGCGAGGAGAAAAAGGAAGCAGAGCTCGCTCTTTCTAAAGAGATCGGTCCCCTGAATTCCGCTTTAGCTCTTGAAGAGGACCTCATCAAGAGGGAGTTGAGGAAGGTAGAATCGCCTGCACCCTCCTTCTCCCCTCTTGAGGAAGTGAGGGAGCTTTTCTTCCTCGGGATATACGACGAAGGGGCAGAAACCCTTTCTACGATCCGGGGGAATCATTCCTCGTTTTACTATTTCCTTGCCCGGGCTTATTTCAAGGGAGGGAAAGTGAGACCATCCATCGCCTATGCGGAGCGGACCCTTTCTCTCCTCCCCAATGCGATCCCCTTTGAGCTATTGCCCAGGGAGCTTAAGGAGCTTCTCTACCCCGTTCCCCCCTTCTATCCCCTTATCGAGAAATACGCGGAGAAGAGGGGGCTCGATCCCCTCCTTGTCTCCGCCCTTATCCGGGAGGAGAGCAGATTTGATCCCCTTGCTAAATCCGGTGCCTCCGCCCGGGGGCTGATGCAGTTGATCCCGGAAACAGCGAGAGGTGAAGGGAGGAGGATCGGTTATCGAAAGGTGAGCCCGAGAGACCTCTATCGACCTGAGGTGAACATCGATATCGGGACTGCCCATCTCGCCCGGCTTATCCGCGATTTTAATGGCTTCATCCTCCCTGCCCTTGCTGCCTACAATGCGGGCAAAGAGGCGGTTAAGAGGTGGCTCTCCCTTTCTTCTTCCCTTTCCGATCCCGATCTCTTCCTTCTTGAGATAGGTTATCGGGAGACGAGACGCTATGTACCCCTTGTTGCCAGAAGCTATCTCCGCTATTATCAGGTTTTGAAGCCCGACAAACTTAGGGAGGCATTGGTTACCATTAGGGGAGAGGGAGAGCCGGTTTTTTCTGCTAATAGATGAGTAAATCGCCCCTCTTCAAGGGTCCCATTCCCAGGGTTAGGCTCTTTTGGGAAAGAGGGGTGACCTGTAGATGAAGAGAAGGTAGCTTATGATGGCAAGGAGGATCCCTCCTCCGATGTCTGCGAGGTAATGTTGCTTGATGAAGAGGGTGGAAAGGCTGATGAGGAACGACCAGACGATGAGGAAGACCCCGAAAGACCGGTTGAGTTTGAGGCTCACTAACGCCCCGAAGAATATCGCCGCCACATGGATGCTGGGAAAACAGTTCCCCGGTCCATCGATGGAATAGAGCGTTCTTATACTCCAAAGGGTAATACCCTCCCCCACCGCTTCGGGGCGGGTCATCTTCACCGGAAAAAGGAGGAAAATGGTGAAGCTCACGCTGAAGGAAAAGACATATCCCTTCACCACCTGCTTCAGCTGATGGTAGCTTTTGATGATGGCAAGGGGAGAGAAGATTACCCCCCAGATGGCGAGGTAGATATAGAGCCAGCCGGGTTCAAACGGTATCGCTGTATCAAGGGGAGTGCTCAGGGAGTAGCCAGCCCGGGCGGTTGAAAGGTGATTGGTGAGGAAATAACCCACCATCCAATAACCGACCAACCCTAAAACGAGGATTTTTCCTTTAAGTTTTTCCCTCATCTTGGTTCGGCTAATTTTAGGAGATAAAGAAGGAATGTGTCAACTTCCTTACATTCCCTTTTTCTTGACAGTGTTAAACTGATTTTCTATTATTATAGACAACTTAAGGTGGTTAATGAACAAAGGTCGTCTGTTGTTGGTTTCCTACCGGAGGGAAAGGGAACTTGAGAAAGTCCTTTCCTCCTATGAGGTAGTAACCGCTTCTTTTGCTTCCACTTTATCCCTCCTTTCAGGGAGCCGGTTTGATTTCTTCATCTTCGTTTCGGAGGAGCTGTCGGAGAAAGACCTCACCCTTCTTTCCCAGGTGAACGAGGTGGCTCCCTTTACCTTCCGTCTGGTGAGGGCGCCGATTCCCTCCCCTGAGGTTATGCTGAGGTTGATAAACGAGCTTTATATCTCGAGGTTCATTCCCCTCTCCGCCCCTCCTTCCGAGGTGGTTTCCGCCATCGAGGGTATCTCCAAGATGGGCAAGAGGATGAGGAGCGAATTGAGGAAGCTCGAGCAGAGAATAAAGGAGCTTAACGAGATTGGTATCGCTCTTTCCACCGAGCACAACCTCAAACGGCTCCTCTCTCGCATCCTCCTTGAAGCGAGGAGGCTCACCAGAGCCGAGGCAGGAAGCCTCTATTTGGTGAAGGGGGGCAAGCTGAGCTTCGAGGTGGCGCAGAACGATTATATCGAGAGGAAAATGGGTAAAGAGGCGTTTCGCAGTATTACCCTTCCCCTTGAGCCAAGCTCCATCGCCGGCTATGTCGCCCTTACTGGAGAGGTATTAAACATAGAGGATGCCTATCACCTTCCTCCGGATAAGCCATATCGGTTCAACCAGGAGGTGGACAAGAAGATCGGCTACCGGAGTCGCTCGATGTTGCTCGTCCCAATGAGGAACGAGAAAGGGGAGATTATGGGGGTGGTTCAGCTGATAAACGCCCTTGATGAGAAAGGGGAGGTGGTTCCCTTCCGCTGGGACTACGAGCCATTGGTGATGTCGCTTACCTCGCAGGCAGCGGTCGCCATCTCCAACGCCAATCTGATCACCGAGATAAAGGAGCTTCTTCGATCGTTGGTAGAATATTCCGCCTCCTTGATAGATGCGAGAAGCGCCCACACTGCGGGGCATACGGAGCGGGTTGCCCGTTATACCCTGGAGATAGCCCAGGCGATAAACGAGGAGAAGGAGGGACCGTTCGCTTCGGTCAGCTTCTCCCCCGATGAGATGGAGGAGCTGTTATTTTCCGCCTATCTCCACGATATTGGAAAGATCGGGGTCCCTGAAGCCCTCCTTGACAGGAGGATGAAGCTGAACGAGGAGGAGATGGAGGTTATCCGTCTTCGCTTTGAGCTGGCAAAGTCGATCCTTAAAAACCAGCTTTTGGAGAAGAAGGTGAAAGGAACCCCTTCTTCTCAGCTGAAGGATGAGAAAGAGCTTGAAGGTAAGATAGCCGAGCTCGATAGCGCCTGGGGATTGATAAACAAGGTGAATAAACCCTCTCCTCTTTCAGGGGAGGATCTTCGGAGATTGAAGGAGATCTCCTTGCTTCGGGTGGACGGTCTCCTCCCGGAAGGAAGGCTTATCACCGATAAGGAACTTGAGAGGCTCTCCGTTCCTTCGGGCAATCTTACTATGGATGAGCGGAGGCGGATGGAGGATCATGTCCGGACCACGATAAATATCTTGAGCAAGATACCCTTCCCCTCCCACTTAAAGCGGGTTCCCTTCATCGCTGGTGCTCACCATGAGAGACTCGATGGAAGCGGTTATCCCCAGGGACTCACCGCCAAGGACCTTCCCCTTCCAGCAAGGGTTTTGGCTATAGCCGATTTCTATGAGGCGTTAACCGCTGGGGATCGTCCCTATAAACGGGCACTCACCAGGGAGGAGGCACTCGCCATACTCAAGGAGGAGGCGGATAAGGGGAGGTTGGACCAGGATGTGGTTCGGCTAATCATAAGAAAAGACCTTTTGAAGAGAAAGCAGTAAGTTTCTTAAGTCTTTTCCCCCTTTGTTGGTGTCTAATATGAGGAGGGAGTTTTTTGTTTTAAGGTGAGAGGAATGTCGCAACCTATGGGTGAAGGAGAAAGGAGGGAAAATGAGAGGAGAAAGGTTTTTACTGATCGGAGCGTTTGCTTTCTTCGGTTTATTCTTTTTATCGAATCTCTACGCTTTGGCTGGTGAGGGGACTAATATCTATTCCTACCATGCTTTTAAGTACGATGGCGACCCAAAGGTGAAGATCGACGGGAAGCTCGACGAACCCATATGGAAGAAGCTCAAACCGATAACCAATTTCATCCAAACCGACCCCGATGAAGGGGCGCCAGCTACTGAGCGAACCGAGGTCTATATCTTCTATGACAACAAGAATATCTACTTTGGCTTTATCTGTTATGATTCTCAGCCGAATAAGATATTAGCCTATGTTACTCGCCGTGACAACTTTAGAAGCTCCGATTCCATTACCATTCTCCTCGATACCTTCCATAATTTAAGAAACGGCTATTCCTTCACCCTGAATGCCAGGGGAGTGCAGAGGGATGAGCGCCTCTCTGAGGTTACCGGTGGTGGTGGCAGAGGAAGAGGGAGGGGGGCACCTGGGTTGATGCGAGACAGGAACTGGGATGGGATATGGATGAGCGCCGCCAGGATCACCGATTTCGGCTGGACCGCGGAGATTGCCATCCCCTTCAAGACGCTGAGGTTCAAGCCGGGTAAGGATCAAGTCTGGGGGCTAAACATATCTCGGTACATTATGAGAAAGAACGAGACTGTTTGTTGGGTGCCGGTGAAGAGGTACGATCGAGATATGAGGCCCTCGAAGGCGGGGGAACTCACCGGCATCTCCGATATCTATCCCGGAAGGAATATGGAGTTCCTCCCCTTCTTCGTTTACCGGAATGAGAGCCATATGGAGGATGAGTTGGATACCGTGGTGAGCCGCCCCAAACTCGGGTTGAACTTCCGCTACGGGATCACCTCCGATCTCGTTGCCGATTTTACCTTGAACCCCGATTTCGCCCAGACCGAGGTTGATGTAGAGAATATAAGGCTTTCCAAGTACGAGCTATTCTACCCAGAGAAACGCGCCTTCTTTATGGAGGGGGCAGATATATTTAAGACCCCGATCCAGCTCTTTTTCAGCCGGAGGATCGGCCGTATCCTCCCCGATTATTCAGAGCAACCGCTTGCCCTTGGGGGGAAGGTTATCGGGAGTATCGGGAAGCAGAGGATAGGGATCATCGAGGCGGTAATGTCCCCTACCTCCTATTACGATCCCGATGATGGTGAATATCAGGATGTTGCTGGAGCGAACTTTTTCGTTTTCCGCTGGCAGAGAGATATCCTGAAGAAGTCGAGCATCGGATTCATCACCGTCAACCGGGACCAGAGATACGATGGGGAGCTGGATACCCAGCGGGCTCATGGCGTTGATCTCGCCTTAAACTTGGGGGATCATACCCGGCTCTACTCCCAGTTCGCTGCCAGCTCCCAGCCAGGGGATAACGCCGATTTTATGAGCCGAACCGCCTTTGTCGCTGGGGCGAGCTATCGGAGCAATCAGTTTGAAGCGAGCTTCGGCTTCCAGAATATAGGTGAGGATTTTGATGTAAGCAGGATAGGATATTATCCCCGGGTCGATAGATTGGGGGGTAATGGCTCGGTTGAATTTCGCCCTTACATATTTAGCCATGGGATAAGGTATCTTAGCTTCCGTACATCCTATAGCCGTCTCTTCAACCATTCCGGCGAGCTTGAGGATGGAAATGTTGATTTTTCCTTTGGGGTTAACCTCAGCAATTTCTGGTATATGGGAGCGAGCTATTCGATAACCGATGAGCGGTACTTTGTGTTCGAGGATGGAGAAAAGAATTCCGAGCTTACCACCATTTATAGGAAGAGGAGGTTTTCCTTCCGTATCTTCAGCCCGTGGAATAAACCGATTGGTGGCAGACTTATGTTCAGCAAGGGGGACTATATCGACTACGCCGATTGTTTCTTCGGGGAGAATTATTCCCTCAGTTTGGGGATGAATGCAAGGATTGGTACTAAATTATCTCTTGACTTTAATGTCAATTATATTAGAGAATTTTATTCAGATGGAAGGTTTCAGGAGAATCGTGGGCTCTATGTAACCAGGGTAAACTACTCCTTCAACCATAAGGCGAGGATAAGATTTGTTGGCCAATATAATGTGGAAACCGCTCAGTTTATTGCTGATTCCCTGTTCACCTATGATTTCACCGCCAGAAGCGGTTTTTACATCGGCTTCCGCGATCGGAGGAACCTCGATCCAACATCCACTGCTCCCGAGGAGAAAAGATTTTTCTTTAAGATCTCCTACCTCCTATCGTTATAAGCTTTTTTATTTAAATAGATTTAATTTAACTGAAAGGAGAGAAGATGAAGATTACCCTTATCTCTCCTTCTAACCCCTATGTGTGTATCGAAAGGGGAAGAAGGATGCCCCAACTCGCTCTCCCCCTTATTGCTGCCCTTACCCCGCCTGAGTTCGAGGTGAGGATAGTGGATGAGGATATCGAGGAGGTCGATTTTGATGAGGAGGTCGATTTGGTGGGGATCAGTATGATGACCTCGCAGGCGCGTTCCGGCTACCGCATTGCCGACGAGTTCCGAAAGCGAGGGGTAAAGGTAGTGGTTGGGGGGATCCATCCTTCCCTTCTCCCCGAGGAGGCAGGTGAGCATGCGGATGCGGTGGTCATCGGAGAGGCAGAGGATATCTGGGGGGAGGTTTTGGCTGATTTTAAGAGGGGAAGGCTGAAGAAGTTCTATCGGGCAGAGAAGTTGATCGATCTTACCAAATTGCCCCTGCCGAGGAGGGAGCTTCTCCACACCGATTCCTTTTTCTCGCCCTTTCCAGTTCAGGTGTCCCGAGGATGTCCCAATCGCTGTAGCTTCTGCTCCGTCCCTCTATTCTTTGGGGGAAGCTATCGTTTCCGTCCCATTAGAAGCGTGATAGAGGAGATAGAGAGATCGGATAAGAAGAATGTCATCTTCCTCGATGACAACATCGCCGGCGATCTTGACTACGCCACCAAGCTATTCACCGAGTTGAAACCGCTTAAAAAACACTGGGGCGCCCAGTGCAGTATAACCATTGCTCGCCATCCGGAGCTTCTAGAACTCGCCTCCCGTGCTGGCTGTCTCGCCCTCTTCATCGGTTTTGAGTCCATCTCCAAGAACAATCTCGCCGGAGTGAAGAAGGGGTTTAACCATCCTGAGGAGTATGCTGAGGCGATAAAGAAGATCCACAGCTATGGGATAAACATTATGGCGGCGTTCATCTTCGGCTTCGACCACGATGATCCCTCCATCTTCGAGCGCACCGTTTCCTTCCT contains:
- a CDS encoding GAF domain-containing protein, whose protein sequence is MNKGRLLLVSYRRERELEKVLSSYEVVTASFASTLSLLSGSRFDFFIFVSEELSEKDLTLLSQVNEVAPFTFRLVRAPIPSPEVMLRLINELYISRFIPLSAPPSEVVSAIEGISKMGKRMRSELRKLEQRIKELNEIGIALSTEHNLKRLLSRILLEARRLTRAEAGSLYLVKGGKLSFEVAQNDYIERKMGKEAFRSITLPLEPSSIAGYVALTGEVLNIEDAYHLPPDKPYRFNQEVDKKIGYRSRSMLLVPMRNEKGEIMGVVQLINALDEKGEVVPFRWDYEPLVMSLTSQAAVAISNANLITEIKELLRSLVEYSASLIDARSAHTAGHTERVARYTLEIAQAINEEKEGPFASVSFSPDEMEELLFSAYLHDIGKIGVPEALLDRRMKLNEEEMEVIRLRFELAKSILKNQLLEKKVKGTPSSQLKDEKELEGKIAELDSAWGLINKVNKPSPLSGEDLRRLKEISLLRVDGLLPEGRLITDKELERLSVPSGNLTMDERRRMEDHVRTTINILSKIPFPSHLKRVPFIAGAHHERLDGSGYPQGLTAKDLPLPARVLAIADFYEALTAGDRPYKRALTREEALAILKEEADKGRLDQDVVRLIIRKDLLKRKQ
- a CDS encoding carbohydrate binding family 9 domain-containing protein; this encodes MRGERFLLIGAFAFFGLFFLSNLYALAGEGTNIYSYHAFKYDGDPKVKIDGKLDEPIWKKLKPITNFIQTDPDEGAPATERTEVYIFYDNKNIYFGFICYDSQPNKILAYVTRRDNFRSSDSITILLDTFHNLRNGYSFTLNARGVQRDERLSEVTGGGGRGRGRGAPGLMRDRNWDGIWMSAARITDFGWTAEIAIPFKTLRFKPGKDQVWGLNISRYIMRKNETVCWVPVKRYDRDMRPSKAGELTGISDIYPGRNMEFLPFFVYRNESHMEDELDTVVSRPKLGLNFRYGITSDLVADFTLNPDFAQTEVDVENIRLSKYELFYPEKRAFFMEGADIFKTPIQLFFSRRIGRILPDYSEQPLALGGKVIGSIGKQRIGIIEAVMSPTSYYDPDDGEYQDVAGANFFVFRWQRDILKKSSIGFITVNRDQRYDGELDTQRAHGVDLALNLGDHTRLYSQFAASSQPGDNADFMSRTAFVAGASYRSNQFEASFGFQNIGEDFDVSRIGYYPRVDRLGGNGSVEFRPYIFSHGIRYLSFRTSYSRLFNHSGELEDGNVDFSFGVNLSNFWYMGASYSITDERYFVFEDGEKNSELTTIYRKRRFSFRIFSPWNKPIGGRLMFSKGDYIDYADCFFGENYSLSLGMNARIGTKLSLDFNVNYIREFYSDGRFQENRGLYVTRVNYSFNHKARIRFVGQYNVETAQFIADSLFTYDFTARSGFYIGFRDRRNLDPTSTAPEEKRFFFKISYLLSL
- a CDS encoding B12-binding domain-containing radical SAM protein codes for the protein MKITLISPSNPYVCIERGRRMPQLALPLIAALTPPEFEVRIVDEDIEEVDFDEEVDLVGISMMTSQARSGYRIADEFRKRGVKVVVGGIHPSLLPEEAGEHADAVVIGEAEDIWGEVLADFKRGRLKKFYRAEKLIDLTKLPLPRRELLHTDSFFSPFPVQVSRGCPNRCSFCSVPLFFGGSYRFRPIRSVIEEIERSDKKNVIFLDDNIAGDLDYATKLFTELKPLKKHWGAQCSITIARHPELLELASRAGCLALFIGFESISKNNLAGVKKGFNHPEEYAEAIKKIHSYGINIMAAFIFGFDHDDPSIFERTVSFLIENKVAIANFAILTPFPGTEVYKQFKKEGRILTYDWDLYTANQVVFRPKLMSPEELLFGFEWADKAFFNLPSIAKRFPANWRHPLFYFVLNFTYLDIRKRRPRPDETLLREVFNGAHKVIV